In Scylla paramamosain isolate STU-SP2022 chromosome 31, ASM3559412v1, whole genome shotgun sequence, one DNA window encodes the following:
- the LOC135088704 gene encoding insulin-like growth factor 2 mRNA-binding protein 1 isoform X3, with product MEQYGAYAVSPPPTIERLETRVRVSGVPVDARQEELNQILESVGAVEKCEKYASRDGHTQVVHVTYESLEAAREAAQRLNGINLAGGILRVDRLMDRRRGPRGAAGGGSMGGGPMGGPGAASPSQRHTDFPLRILVLSEMVGAIIGRQGATIRTITQQTRARVDVHRKDNAGSLEKAITIYGNPENCTNACKRILEVMQEEADNTNKGEVPLKILAHNNLIGRIIGKGGTTIKKIMDDTSTKITVSSINDINSFNLERIITIKGSIEDIAMAENMISARLRSSYESDLQAFAPQSAMFPGLHPMAMMSTVGFGLPRGGGGGAAGAGMGMYGSSPTSYPPLYPTPISSQQGYHGSEAAEVGGEEETAYLYIPNSAVGAIIGTKGSHIRNIIRFSGASVKIAPLEDEGRPTEQSERKVTIVGSPEAQWKAQFLIFEKLREEGYGVGVEDVRLTVEIVVPSSQVGRIIGKGGQNVRDLQRQTGSVIKLPQQGSTTSEETTVHIVGPFFSVQSAQRRIRAIIQMSAPSTSGGNSGRPSRGPLMPRMHQ from the exons GCTAGAGACGCGAGTGAGGGTGAGCGGAGTGCCCGTTGACGCCCGGCAAGAGGAGCTCAATCAAATCCTGGAGAGCGTCGGGGCGGTGGAGAAGTGTGAGAAGTACGCCTCGAGAGACGGCCATACACAG GTGGTGCATGTGACCTACGAATCTTTAGAGGCGGCGCGAGAGGCAGCACAGCGACTGAACGGCATCAACCTAGCGGGAGGCATCCTGCGTGTGGACCGTCTGATGGACCGCCGGAGGGGCCCACGGGGAGCAGCAGGTGGGGGATCCATGGGAGGGGGCCCAATGGGAGGTCCAGGGGcagcctctccctcccagcGCCACACAGACTTCCCTCTCCGTATCCTTGTGTTGAGTGAAATGGTTGGAGCGATCATAGGACGCCAGGGGGCCACAATAAGGACAATCACACAACAG ACGAGGGCTCGAGTTGATGTCCATAGAAAGGACAACGCCGGCTCCTTGGAGAAAGCGATCACCATTTATGGAAATCCTGAAAACTGCACTAATGCCTGCAAGCGCATTTTGGAAGTGATGCAGGAAGAGGCTGACAACACCAATAAGGG AGAGGTTCCCCTGAAGATTCTTGCTCACAACAACCTCATTGGGCGCATCATTGGCAAGGGAGGGACAACCATCAAGAAAATAATGGATGACACCTCCACTAAGATAACAGTGTCTAGCATCAATGACATCAATAGCTTCAATTTGGAACGCATCATTACCAtaaag GGAAGCATAGAAGACATCGCTATGGCAGAAAACATGATAAGCGCCAGGTTGAGGTCCAGCTATGAGAGTGACCTCCAAGCCTTCGCTCCGCAGAGTGCCATGTTCCCCGGCCTGCACCCCATGGCCATGATGTCCACTGTGGGGTTTGGCCTCCCacgtggcggcggcgggggtgCAGCAGGGGCAGGGATGGGCATGTATGGCTCCTCACCaacctcttatcctcctctctaCCCCACCCCCATCTCCAGCCAACAGGGCTATCATGGCTCGGAGGCAGCTGAGGTGGGTGGCGAAGAG GAGACAGCATATCTGTACATCCCCAATTCAGCAGTGGGCGCCATTATTGGCACCAAAGGCTCCCACATCCGCAACATCATCAGGTTCAGCGGGGCGTCTGTCAAAATAGCACCACTGGAGGACGAAGGGCGACCCACAGAGCAGTCTGAACGGAAGGTCACCATTGTAGGATCACCAGAGGCTCAGTGGAAG GCGCAGTTTTTGATATTTGAGAAGCTCCGAGAGGAAGGCTATGGCGTTGGAGTGGAGGATGTGAGGCTAACAGTGGAAATTGTGGTGCCGTCCAGTCAA GTAGGCCGCATAATTGGCAAGGGAGGTCAGAATGTGCGTGACCTCCAGCGGCAGACAGGCTCAGTCATTAAGCTTCCCCAGCAGGGCTCCACCACCTCGGAAGAGACGACTGTACACATTGTGGGCCCCTTCTTCTCTGTGCAG TCAGCCCAGCGGCGCATCAGAGCGATCATCCAGATGTCTGCCCCCTCCACCAGTGGCGGCAACAGTGGGCGTCCCAGCCGGGGGCCACTGATGCCACGGATGCACCAATGA
- the LOC135088704 gene encoding insulin-like growth factor 2 mRNA-binding protein 1 isoform X4 — translation MEQYGAYAVSPPPTIERLETRVRVSGVPVDARQEELNQILESVGAVEKCEKYASRDGHTQVVHVTYESLEAAREAAQRLNGINLAGGILRVDRLMDRRRGPRGAAGGGSMGGGPMGGPGAASPSQRHTDFPLRILVLSEMVGAIIGRQGATIRTITQQTRARVDVHRKDNAGSLEKAITIYGNPENCTNACKRILEVMQEEADNTNKGEVPLKILAHNNLIGRIIGKGGTTIKKIMDDTSTKITVSSINDINSFNLERIITIKGSIEDIAMAENMISARLRSSYESDLQAFAPQSAMFPGLHPMAMMSTVGFGLPRGGGGGAAGAGMGMYGSSPTSYPPLYPTPISSQQGYHGSEAAEETAYLYIPNSAVGAIIGTKGSHIRNIIRFSGASVKIAPLEDEGRPTEQSERKVTIVGSPEAQWKAQFLIFEKLREEGYGVGVEDVRLTVEIVVPSSQVGRIIGKGGQNVRDLQRQTGSVIKLPQQGSTTSEETTVHIVGPFFSVQSAQRRIRAIIQMSAPSTSGGNSGRPSRGPLMPRMHQ, via the exons GCTAGAGACGCGAGTGAGGGTGAGCGGAGTGCCCGTTGACGCCCGGCAAGAGGAGCTCAATCAAATCCTGGAGAGCGTCGGGGCGGTGGAGAAGTGTGAGAAGTACGCCTCGAGAGACGGCCATACACAG GTGGTGCATGTGACCTACGAATCTTTAGAGGCGGCGCGAGAGGCAGCACAGCGACTGAACGGCATCAACCTAGCGGGAGGCATCCTGCGTGTGGACCGTCTGATGGACCGCCGGAGGGGCCCACGGGGAGCAGCAGGTGGGGGATCCATGGGAGGGGGCCCAATGGGAGGTCCAGGGGcagcctctccctcccagcGCCACACAGACTTCCCTCTCCGTATCCTTGTGTTGAGTGAAATGGTTGGAGCGATCATAGGACGCCAGGGGGCCACAATAAGGACAATCACACAACAG ACGAGGGCTCGAGTTGATGTCCATAGAAAGGACAACGCCGGCTCCTTGGAGAAAGCGATCACCATTTATGGAAATCCTGAAAACTGCACTAATGCCTGCAAGCGCATTTTGGAAGTGATGCAGGAAGAGGCTGACAACACCAATAAGGG AGAGGTTCCCCTGAAGATTCTTGCTCACAACAACCTCATTGGGCGCATCATTGGCAAGGGAGGGACAACCATCAAGAAAATAATGGATGACACCTCCACTAAGATAACAGTGTCTAGCATCAATGACATCAATAGCTTCAATTTGGAACGCATCATTACCAtaaag GGAAGCATAGAAGACATCGCTATGGCAGAAAACATGATAAGCGCCAGGTTGAGGTCCAGCTATGAGAGTGACCTCCAAGCCTTCGCTCCGCAGAGTGCCATGTTCCCCGGCCTGCACCCCATGGCCATGATGTCCACTGTGGGGTTTGGCCTCCCacgtggcggcggcgggggtgCAGCAGGGGCAGGGATGGGCATGTATGGCTCCTCACCaacctcttatcctcctctctaCCCCACCCCCATCTCCAGCCAACAGGGCTATCATGGCTCGGAGGCAGCTGAG GAGACAGCATATCTGTACATCCCCAATTCAGCAGTGGGCGCCATTATTGGCACCAAAGGCTCCCACATCCGCAACATCATCAGGTTCAGCGGGGCGTCTGTCAAAATAGCACCACTGGAGGACGAAGGGCGACCCACAGAGCAGTCTGAACGGAAGGTCACCATTGTAGGATCACCAGAGGCTCAGTGGAAG GCGCAGTTTTTGATATTTGAGAAGCTCCGAGAGGAAGGCTATGGCGTTGGAGTGGAGGATGTGAGGCTAACAGTGGAAATTGTGGTGCCGTCCAGTCAA GTAGGCCGCATAATTGGCAAGGGAGGTCAGAATGTGCGTGACCTCCAGCGGCAGACAGGCTCAGTCATTAAGCTTCCCCAGCAGGGCTCCACCACCTCGGAAGAGACGACTGTACACATTGTGGGCCCCTTCTTCTCTGTGCAG TCAGCCCAGCGGCGCATCAGAGCGATCATCCAGATGTCTGCCCCCTCCACCAGTGGCGGCAACAGTGGGCGTCCCAGCCGGGGGCCACTGATGCCACGGATGCACCAATGA
- the LOC135088704 gene encoding insulin-like growth factor 2 mRNA-binding protein 1 isoform X2, producing the protein MASKREERSRGEMEEEDTERHSCSASPHSIDETPAAAAAVTNGGGDWLETRVRVSGVPVDARQEELNQILESVGAVEKCEKYASRDGHTQVVHVTYESLEAAREAAQRLNGINLAGGILRVDRLMDRRRGPRGAAGGGSMGGGPMGGPGAASPSQRHTDFPLRILVLSEMVGAIIGRQGATIRTITQQTRARVDVHRKDNAGSLEKAITIYGNPENCTNACKRILEVMQEEADNTNKGEVPLKILAHNNLIGRIIGKGGTTIKKIMDDTSTKITVSSINDINSFNLERIITIKGSIEDIAMAENMISARLRSSYESDLQAFAPQSAMFPGLHPMAMMSTVGFGLPRGGGGGAAGAGMGMYGSSPTSYPPLYPTPISSQQGYHGSEAAEETAYLYIPNSAVGAIIGTKGSHIRNIIRFSGASVKIAPLEDEGRPTEQSERKVTIVGSPEAQWKAQFLIFEKLREEGYGVGVEDVRLTVEIVVPSSQVGRIIGKGGQNVRDLQRQTGSVIKLPQQGSTTSEETTVHIVGPFFSVQSAQRRIRAIIQMSAPSTSGGNSGRPSRGPLMPRMHQ; encoded by the exons GCTAGAGACGCGAGTGAGGGTGAGCGGAGTGCCCGTTGACGCCCGGCAAGAGGAGCTCAATCAAATCCTGGAGAGCGTCGGGGCGGTGGAGAAGTGTGAGAAGTACGCCTCGAGAGACGGCCATACACAG GTGGTGCATGTGACCTACGAATCTTTAGAGGCGGCGCGAGAGGCAGCACAGCGACTGAACGGCATCAACCTAGCGGGAGGCATCCTGCGTGTGGACCGTCTGATGGACCGCCGGAGGGGCCCACGGGGAGCAGCAGGTGGGGGATCCATGGGAGGGGGCCCAATGGGAGGTCCAGGGGcagcctctccctcccagcGCCACACAGACTTCCCTCTCCGTATCCTTGTGTTGAGTGAAATGGTTGGAGCGATCATAGGACGCCAGGGGGCCACAATAAGGACAATCACACAACAG ACGAGGGCTCGAGTTGATGTCCATAGAAAGGACAACGCCGGCTCCTTGGAGAAAGCGATCACCATTTATGGAAATCCTGAAAACTGCACTAATGCCTGCAAGCGCATTTTGGAAGTGATGCAGGAAGAGGCTGACAACACCAATAAGGG AGAGGTTCCCCTGAAGATTCTTGCTCACAACAACCTCATTGGGCGCATCATTGGCAAGGGAGGGACAACCATCAAGAAAATAATGGATGACACCTCCACTAAGATAACAGTGTCTAGCATCAATGACATCAATAGCTTCAATTTGGAACGCATCATTACCAtaaag GGAAGCATAGAAGACATCGCTATGGCAGAAAACATGATAAGCGCCAGGTTGAGGTCCAGCTATGAGAGTGACCTCCAAGCCTTCGCTCCGCAGAGTGCCATGTTCCCCGGCCTGCACCCCATGGCCATGATGTCCACTGTGGGGTTTGGCCTCCCacgtggcggcggcgggggtgCAGCAGGGGCAGGGATGGGCATGTATGGCTCCTCACCaacctcttatcctcctctctaCCCCACCCCCATCTCCAGCCAACAGGGCTATCATGGCTCGGAGGCAGCTGAG GAGACAGCATATCTGTACATCCCCAATTCAGCAGTGGGCGCCATTATTGGCACCAAAGGCTCCCACATCCGCAACATCATCAGGTTCAGCGGGGCGTCTGTCAAAATAGCACCACTGGAGGACGAAGGGCGACCCACAGAGCAGTCTGAACGGAAGGTCACCATTGTAGGATCACCAGAGGCTCAGTGGAAG GCGCAGTTTTTGATATTTGAGAAGCTCCGAGAGGAAGGCTATGGCGTTGGAGTGGAGGATGTGAGGCTAACAGTGGAAATTGTGGTGCCGTCCAGTCAA GTAGGCCGCATAATTGGCAAGGGAGGTCAGAATGTGCGTGACCTCCAGCGGCAGACAGGCTCAGTCATTAAGCTTCCCCAGCAGGGCTCCACCACCTCGGAAGAGACGACTGTACACATTGTGGGCCCCTTCTTCTCTGTGCAG TCAGCCCAGCGGCGCATCAGAGCGATCATCCAGATGTCTGCCCCCTCCACCAGTGGCGGCAACAGTGGGCGTCCCAGCCGGGGGCCACTGATGCCACGGATGCACCAATGA
- the LOC135088704 gene encoding insulin-like growth factor 2 mRNA-binding protein 1 isoform X1, with product MASKREERSRGEMEEEDTERHSCSASPHSIDETPAAAAAVTNGGGDWLETRVRVSGVPVDARQEELNQILESVGAVEKCEKYASRDGHTQVVHVTYESLEAAREAAQRLNGINLAGGILRVDRLMDRRRGPRGAAGGGSMGGGPMGGPGAASPSQRHTDFPLRILVLSEMVGAIIGRQGATIRTITQQTRARVDVHRKDNAGSLEKAITIYGNPENCTNACKRILEVMQEEADNTNKGEVPLKILAHNNLIGRIIGKGGTTIKKIMDDTSTKITVSSINDINSFNLERIITIKGSIEDIAMAENMISARLRSSYESDLQAFAPQSAMFPGLHPMAMMSTVGFGLPRGGGGGAAGAGMGMYGSSPTSYPPLYPTPISSQQGYHGSEAAEVGGEEETAYLYIPNSAVGAIIGTKGSHIRNIIRFSGASVKIAPLEDEGRPTEQSERKVTIVGSPEAQWKAQFLIFEKLREEGYGVGVEDVRLTVEIVVPSSQVGRIIGKGGQNVRDLQRQTGSVIKLPQQGSTTSEETTVHIVGPFFSVQSAQRRIRAIIQMSAPSTSGGNSGRPSRGPLMPRMHQ from the exons GCTAGAGACGCGAGTGAGGGTGAGCGGAGTGCCCGTTGACGCCCGGCAAGAGGAGCTCAATCAAATCCTGGAGAGCGTCGGGGCGGTGGAGAAGTGTGAGAAGTACGCCTCGAGAGACGGCCATACACAG GTGGTGCATGTGACCTACGAATCTTTAGAGGCGGCGCGAGAGGCAGCACAGCGACTGAACGGCATCAACCTAGCGGGAGGCATCCTGCGTGTGGACCGTCTGATGGACCGCCGGAGGGGCCCACGGGGAGCAGCAGGTGGGGGATCCATGGGAGGGGGCCCAATGGGAGGTCCAGGGGcagcctctccctcccagcGCCACACAGACTTCCCTCTCCGTATCCTTGTGTTGAGTGAAATGGTTGGAGCGATCATAGGACGCCAGGGGGCCACAATAAGGACAATCACACAACAG ACGAGGGCTCGAGTTGATGTCCATAGAAAGGACAACGCCGGCTCCTTGGAGAAAGCGATCACCATTTATGGAAATCCTGAAAACTGCACTAATGCCTGCAAGCGCATTTTGGAAGTGATGCAGGAAGAGGCTGACAACACCAATAAGGG AGAGGTTCCCCTGAAGATTCTTGCTCACAACAACCTCATTGGGCGCATCATTGGCAAGGGAGGGACAACCATCAAGAAAATAATGGATGACACCTCCACTAAGATAACAGTGTCTAGCATCAATGACATCAATAGCTTCAATTTGGAACGCATCATTACCAtaaag GGAAGCATAGAAGACATCGCTATGGCAGAAAACATGATAAGCGCCAGGTTGAGGTCCAGCTATGAGAGTGACCTCCAAGCCTTCGCTCCGCAGAGTGCCATGTTCCCCGGCCTGCACCCCATGGCCATGATGTCCACTGTGGGGTTTGGCCTCCCacgtggcggcggcgggggtgCAGCAGGGGCAGGGATGGGCATGTATGGCTCCTCACCaacctcttatcctcctctctaCCCCACCCCCATCTCCAGCCAACAGGGCTATCATGGCTCGGAGGCAGCTGAGGTGGGTGGCGAAGAG GAGACAGCATATCTGTACATCCCCAATTCAGCAGTGGGCGCCATTATTGGCACCAAAGGCTCCCACATCCGCAACATCATCAGGTTCAGCGGGGCGTCTGTCAAAATAGCACCACTGGAGGACGAAGGGCGACCCACAGAGCAGTCTGAACGGAAGGTCACCATTGTAGGATCACCAGAGGCTCAGTGGAAG GCGCAGTTTTTGATATTTGAGAAGCTCCGAGAGGAAGGCTATGGCGTTGGAGTGGAGGATGTGAGGCTAACAGTGGAAATTGTGGTGCCGTCCAGTCAA GTAGGCCGCATAATTGGCAAGGGAGGTCAGAATGTGCGTGACCTCCAGCGGCAGACAGGCTCAGTCATTAAGCTTCCCCAGCAGGGCTCCACCACCTCGGAAGAGACGACTGTACACATTGTGGGCCCCTTCTTCTCTGTGCAG TCAGCCCAGCGGCGCATCAGAGCGATCATCCAGATGTCTGCCCCCTCCACCAGTGGCGGCAACAGTGGGCGTCCCAGCCGGGGGCCACTGATGCCACGGATGCACCAATGA
- the LOC135088704 gene encoding insulin-like growth factor 2 mRNA-binding protein 1 isoform X5, whose translation MAEVNHVDRVEGQENYSPSCCPHSPNRYKPSPPALEGVSPFYLVVHVTYESLEAAREAAQRLNGINLAGGILRVDRLMDRRRGPRGAAGGGSMGGGPMGGPGAASPSQRHTDFPLRILVLSEMVGAIIGRQGATIRTITQQTRARVDVHRKDNAGSLEKAITIYGNPENCTNACKRILEVMQEEADNTNKGEVPLKILAHNNLIGRIIGKGGTTIKKIMDDTSTKITVSSINDINSFNLERIITIKGSIEDIAMAENMISARLRSSYESDLQAFAPQSAMFPGLHPMAMMSTVGFGLPRGGGGGAAGAGMGMYGSSPTSYPPLYPTPISSQQGYHGSEAAEVGGEEETAYLYIPNSAVGAIIGTKGSHIRNIIRFSGASVKIAPLEDEGRPTEQSERKVTIVGSPEAQWKAQFLIFEKLREEGYGVGVEDVRLTVEIVVPSSQVGRIIGKGGQNVRDLQRQTGSVIKLPQQGSTTSEETTVHIVGPFFSVQSAQRRIRAIIQMSAPSTSGGNSGRPSRGPLMPRMHQ comes from the exons ATGGCGGAGGTGAACCACGTGGACAGAGTAGAGGGACAGGAAAATTACTCCCCATCATGTTGCCCTCACTCCCCAAACCGATACAAGCCCTCCCCACCGGCCCTGGAGGGAGTGTCGCCCTTCTACCTG GTGGTGCATGTGACCTACGAATCTTTAGAGGCGGCGCGAGAGGCAGCACAGCGACTGAACGGCATCAACCTAGCGGGAGGCATCCTGCGTGTGGACCGTCTGATGGACCGCCGGAGGGGCCCACGGGGAGCAGCAGGTGGGGGATCCATGGGAGGGGGCCCAATGGGAGGTCCAGGGGcagcctctccctcccagcGCCACACAGACTTCCCTCTCCGTATCCTTGTGTTGAGTGAAATGGTTGGAGCGATCATAGGACGCCAGGGGGCCACAATAAGGACAATCACACAACAG ACGAGGGCTCGAGTTGATGTCCATAGAAAGGACAACGCCGGCTCCTTGGAGAAAGCGATCACCATTTATGGAAATCCTGAAAACTGCACTAATGCCTGCAAGCGCATTTTGGAAGTGATGCAGGAAGAGGCTGACAACACCAATAAGGG AGAGGTTCCCCTGAAGATTCTTGCTCACAACAACCTCATTGGGCGCATCATTGGCAAGGGAGGGACAACCATCAAGAAAATAATGGATGACACCTCCACTAAGATAACAGTGTCTAGCATCAATGACATCAATAGCTTCAATTTGGAACGCATCATTACCAtaaag GGAAGCATAGAAGACATCGCTATGGCAGAAAACATGATAAGCGCCAGGTTGAGGTCCAGCTATGAGAGTGACCTCCAAGCCTTCGCTCCGCAGAGTGCCATGTTCCCCGGCCTGCACCCCATGGCCATGATGTCCACTGTGGGGTTTGGCCTCCCacgtggcggcggcgggggtgCAGCAGGGGCAGGGATGGGCATGTATGGCTCCTCACCaacctcttatcctcctctctaCCCCACCCCCATCTCCAGCCAACAGGGCTATCATGGCTCGGAGGCAGCTGAGGTGGGTGGCGAAGAG GAGACAGCATATCTGTACATCCCCAATTCAGCAGTGGGCGCCATTATTGGCACCAAAGGCTCCCACATCCGCAACATCATCAGGTTCAGCGGGGCGTCTGTCAAAATAGCACCACTGGAGGACGAAGGGCGACCCACAGAGCAGTCTGAACGGAAGGTCACCATTGTAGGATCACCAGAGGCTCAGTGGAAG GCGCAGTTTTTGATATTTGAGAAGCTCCGAGAGGAAGGCTATGGCGTTGGAGTGGAGGATGTGAGGCTAACAGTGGAAATTGTGGTGCCGTCCAGTCAA GTAGGCCGCATAATTGGCAAGGGAGGTCAGAATGTGCGTGACCTCCAGCGGCAGACAGGCTCAGTCATTAAGCTTCCCCAGCAGGGCTCCACCACCTCGGAAGAGACGACTGTACACATTGTGGGCCCCTTCTTCTCTGTGCAG TCAGCCCAGCGGCGCATCAGAGCGATCATCCAGATGTCTGCCCCCTCCACCAGTGGCGGCAACAGTGGGCGTCCCAGCCGGGGGCCACTGATGCCACGGATGCACCAATGA